Proteins encoded together in one Papaver somniferum cultivar HN1 unplaced genomic scaffold, ASM357369v1 unplaced-scaffold_117, whole genome shotgun sequence window:
- the LOC113330008 gene encoding hypersensitive-induced response protein 1-like yields the protein MGNLLCCVQVDQSKVAIKERFGKFEEVLDPGCHCLPWFLGSQIAGHLTLRVQQLDVKCETKTKDNVFVNVVASIQYRALAEKASDAFYKLSNTRGQIQAYVFDVIRASVPKLILDDVFEQKNDIARAVEEELEKAMSAYGYEIVQTLIVDIEPDVNVKRAMNEINAAARLRLAATDKAEAEKILQIKRAEGEAESKYLAGLGIARQRQAIVDGLRDSVVGFSTNVPGTSAKDVMDMVLVTQYFDTMKEIGANSKTSAVFIPHGPGAVRDVVTQIRDGLLQGSSAHMT from the exons ATGGGTAATCTATTGTGCTGTGTACAAGTTGACCAATCGAAAGTTGCTATCAAGGAAAGATTCGGCAAGTTTGAGGAAGTTCTTGACCCAGGATGTCATTGCTTACCGTGGTTTCTTGGTAGTCAAATTGCTGGTCATCTCACCCTAAGGGTTCAACAGCTGGATGTCAAATGCGAGACTAAGACAAAG GATAATGTATTTGTCAATGTTGTTGCATCTATACAATATCGAGCTTTAGCAGAGAAGGCAAGTGATGCATTCTACAAACTGAGCAATACGAGGGGCCAAATCCAAGCCTATGTTTTTGATG TAATCAGAGCTAGTGTTCCAAAGCTCATTTTGGATGATGTTTTCGAGCAAAAGAACGATATTGCTAGAGcagttgaagaagaacttgaaaag GCTATGTCTGCTTATGGATATGAGATTGTTCAAACCCTTATTGTTGATATAGAACCGGATGTGAACGTGAAACGGGCAATGAATGAAATCAATGCTG CTGCAAGGCTACGGTTggcagcaacagacaaggcagagGCTGAGAAGATATTACAGATTAAGAGAGCAGAGGGTGAGGCTGAATCTAAATACCTCGCTGGACTGGGTATTGCTAGGCAGCGTCAAGCCATTGTTGATGGTCTCAGAGACAGTGTAGTAGGGTTCTCAACTAATGTTCCTGGGACCTCTGCAAAGGATGTTATGGACATGGTTCTAGTAACACAATACTTTGACACGATGAAGGAAATTGGTGCAAACTCAAAAACATCTGCAGTGTTTATCCCTCATGGGCCAGGTGCTGTTCGTGACGTGGTAACTCAGATTCGTGATGGACTTCTTCAGGGATCTTCTGCTCACATGACATAA